The proteins below come from a single Mycolicibacterium sp. TY81 genomic window:
- a CDS encoding DUF732 domain-containing protein, protein MTRHHRAVPALAAAAVGIVVAVSGSGPAHADPDTDFANQLHTYGIYGPKDYNAWLGKIACQRLSNNVDHDAYQSAKFVATNLSRQNATQQNWQFLSAAIDFYCPDKRSILEAAAQQSQTGVRA, encoded by the coding sequence ATGACACGACACCACCGGGCCGTACCTGCGTTGGCCGCCGCCGCTGTCGGAATCGTCGTGGCGGTGTCCGGTTCCGGACCTGCGCATGCCGATCCCGATACCGACTTCGCGAACCAGTTGCACACCTACGGCATCTACGGACCGAAGGACTACAACGCCTGGCTGGGGAAGATCGCGTGCCAGCGGCTGAGTAACAACGTCGACCACGACGCTTATCAGTCGGCCAAGTTCGTCGCCACCAACCTGTCGCGGCAGAACGCCACTCAACAGAACTGGCAATTCCTCAGTGCCGCAATAGATTTCTATTGCCCCGACAAGCGCTCGATACTGGAAGCCGCCGCGCAGCAGTCGCAAACCGGGGTCCGCGCATGA
- a CDS encoding TetR/AcrR family transcriptional regulator has translation MARPTTDRPLRKDAVRNRQRVIDAARDLFATQGLSATLNDVAHHGGIGVGTVYRRFPTKEELFEAIFEDAIDEIAAVADTALEFDDSWAGFAWFVEQMCQQTATDRGLREILYGKGGGGNGVEAARTRLVPKIAKLVERAQKDGHLRPGISDSDMPILGLLAGTVSEFAGHVDPELWRRYVAIFLDGLRSRDGQDKLPVDALDEDQAAIAMTTSPPGSCFSKE, from the coding sequence ATGGCCCGCCCGACCACAGATCGACCGTTGCGCAAGGATGCCGTGCGCAACCGGCAGCGAGTGATCGATGCGGCCCGCGACCTGTTCGCGACGCAAGGCCTCAGCGCAACGCTCAATGATGTGGCGCACCACGGCGGCATCGGCGTGGGCACGGTGTATCGCCGATTCCCCACGAAGGAAGAGCTGTTCGAGGCCATCTTCGAGGACGCGATCGACGAGATCGCCGCGGTCGCCGACACGGCATTGGAATTCGACGACTCCTGGGCGGGATTCGCCTGGTTCGTGGAACAGATGTGCCAGCAGACGGCCACCGATCGTGGTCTGCGAGAGATCCTGTACGGCAAGGGCGGTGGCGGCAACGGGGTGGAAGCGGCGCGCACCCGCCTGGTACCGAAAATCGCGAAACTTGTTGAGCGGGCGCAAAAAGACGGCCACCTGAGACCCGGCATCTCCGACAGTGACATGCCGATCCTGGGCCTGTTGGCAGGCACGGTCAGCGAATTCGCCGGCCACGTCGACCCCGAGCTGTGGCGACGGTATGTGGCCATCTTCCTTGACGGGCTCCGCAGTCGCGATGGCCAGGACAAGCTGCCGGTCGATGCCCTTGACGAGGATCAGGCCGCTATCGCCATGACCACCTCACCGCCGGGATCCTGCTTCAGCAAGGAGTAG
- a CDS encoding ABC transporter permease — translation MRGAEPLLTPMLIIVCVVMAVAAAAVNRLALGGSVWEAPSAAARAALQLAAVSTVLAVALQRMWSSLLVLLLMFIVASITAARRSQAQRGSWWLTVALAAGMVMVIPLLTLSGVVPFNGVAVVPVFGIVLGGTMTASAVAARRALDALTQRAGEVEAALGLGLSERFSRMLVIERPLSDALLPNLDQTRTAGLVTLPGAFVGVLLATGSAAQAAAVQVLVLVSLLLAQVCGVAVVGELVVRGKIARSNDAIAPPRGAGPVVALARRLGAVRPGPSTTGP, via the coding sequence ATGCGCGGCGCCGAACCTCTGCTGACACCCATGCTCATCATCGTTTGCGTCGTGATGGCCGTCGCGGCGGCCGCGGTGAACCGCTTGGCGCTGGGCGGATCCGTGTGGGAGGCGCCGAGCGCCGCGGCGCGGGCAGCACTTCAGCTGGCTGCGGTATCGACCGTGCTCGCCGTCGCATTGCAGCGGATGTGGTCGTCGCTGCTGGTGCTCTTGCTGATGTTCATCGTCGCCTCGATCACTGCCGCTCGTCGCAGTCAGGCACAGCGCGGCTCCTGGTGGCTGACCGTCGCCCTCGCTGCCGGCATGGTCATGGTGATTCCGCTACTGACGCTCAGCGGTGTGGTGCCCTTCAATGGTGTCGCGGTGGTGCCCGTGTTCGGCATCGTGCTGGGCGGAACGATGACCGCATCGGCGGTGGCGGCGCGGCGTGCACTCGATGCGCTGACGCAGCGCGCCGGCGAGGTTGAAGCGGCTCTCGGCCTTGGTCTGTCAGAACGTTTCTCGCGGATGTTGGTCATCGAGCGACCACTGTCGGACGCTCTGCTGCCCAACCTCGATCAAACCCGCACCGCCGGACTCGTCACTCTTCCCGGCGCATTCGTCGGGGTGCTGCTGGCGACCGGCTCGGCCGCACAGGCGGCGGCGGTTCAGGTCCTGGTACTCGTCTCACTCTTGCTCGCGCAGGTATGCGGCGTCGCAGTCGTCGGGGAACTCGTGGTCCGAGGCAAGATCGCCCGGTCGAACGACGCGATCGCGCCGCCTCGCGGCGCGGGCCCCGTCGTCGCTCTTGCCCGCAGGCTCGGGGCGGTCAGGCCGGGACCCTCCACAACAGGACCATAG
- a CDS encoding bifunctional diguanylate cyclase/phosphodiesterase → MLRALNELVDRVTRTLMAVDADNYVAASEQALTDVAAHFGLDVAFLRHNDHTIGATILIAQWPIRTYIPDPDPIGTVYFKDADPVFAMAEHVAEPVILRPAAEPDEFQQRIEEGTTVPVISMAAVPMNVTDTAEPDCFTTTGTLGFIKYGDRQWLDEEITALKVIATMFAHVKVRVETLASIKHLAEHDDLTGLRNRRSLLDHLDQRLASGEPAPVAALYIDPDQLKAVNDLLGHETGDQVLVELTQRLSEYAAGEAFLARLGGDEIVAVLNAPTSLADAQAYAERLRETLAARLMLGSSYIRHRVSIGVAVGIPGADSVSDLLRYAEHALTAAKAAGGNTGIAFSDELAAQFSFQTDVEVHLQDCIDNGALFLYYQPEVDLRSGELVAMEAVVRWNHPTRGLLLREEFMPTAEATNFGGAVGREVLRMACEQFRRWRAEGLAQNVMLRVKLSPAQVLTAGFTEHLAATLAQFEVPAGSLCLELPEDLLVTEAQLCGQILLELKQIGVQLALDNFGTGYSFLPSLKELPIDSLKVGRGFVQTLDHDDENALFVQSIALLADAFGLELTADGLETESAAQKLIAMGYRRAQGLLVSGPVDADTMGQLLAAPVLRTPAP, encoded by the coding sequence GTGCTGAGAGCCCTCAACGAGCTTGTCGACAGGGTGACGCGCACCCTGATGGCCGTCGACGCGGACAACTACGTGGCCGCCAGCGAGCAGGCACTGACCGACGTGGCAGCGCATTTCGGTTTGGATGTGGCGTTTCTGCGGCACAACGATCACACCATCGGCGCGACGATCCTGATCGCTCAATGGCCGATCAGGACCTACATCCCCGACCCGGATCCGATCGGAACCGTCTACTTCAAGGATGCCGATCCGGTCTTCGCGATGGCCGAACATGTCGCAGAACCGGTGATCCTGCGGCCGGCGGCCGAGCCGGATGAATTCCAGCAGCGCATCGAGGAAGGCACCACCGTGCCGGTCATCTCGATGGCTGCCGTGCCGATGAACGTCACCGACACGGCGGAACCAGATTGCTTCACCACAACCGGCACACTGGGCTTCATCAAATACGGCGACCGGCAATGGCTGGACGAGGAGATCACCGCGCTCAAGGTCATCGCCACGATGTTCGCCCACGTCAAGGTGCGGGTGGAAACACTCGCATCGATCAAACACCTTGCCGAGCATGATGACCTGACCGGATTGCGCAACCGCCGAAGCCTGCTCGACCATCTCGATCAACGACTCGCATCGGGTGAGCCTGCCCCTGTCGCGGCGCTGTACATCGACCCCGACCAACTCAAAGCCGTCAACGATCTGCTGGGCCACGAGACCGGTGATCAGGTTCTCGTCGAGCTCACCCAGCGGTTGAGCGAGTACGCGGCCGGCGAGGCGTTCTTGGCTCGCCTCGGTGGGGACGAGATCGTCGCGGTGCTCAACGCGCCCACATCACTCGCCGATGCCCAGGCCTACGCCGAACGGCTGCGCGAGACGCTGGCCGCGCGACTGATGCTGGGTTCGTCGTACATCAGGCACCGGGTGAGTATCGGTGTGGCCGTGGGGATTCCAGGAGCCGATTCGGTGTCGGACCTGCTCCGGTATGCCGAGCACGCGTTGACCGCCGCCAAGGCCGCGGGTGGCAATACCGGGATCGCGTTCAGCGACGAACTCGCGGCGCAGTTCTCGTTCCAGACCGACGTCGAAGTGCATCTGCAGGACTGCATCGACAACGGCGCGTTGTTCCTCTACTACCAGCCCGAGGTCGATTTGCGCAGTGGCGAACTCGTGGCGATGGAAGCGGTGGTGCGATGGAATCACCCGACCCGCGGACTACTGCTGCGTGAGGAGTTCATGCCAACGGCCGAGGCCACCAACTTCGGCGGTGCTGTGGGGCGCGAGGTGTTGCGGATGGCATGCGAGCAGTTTCGACGTTGGCGAGCTGAGGGTTTGGCCCAGAACGTGATGCTCCGGGTGAAGCTGTCACCCGCCCAGGTGCTGACTGCCGGGTTCACCGAACATCTCGCCGCGACGCTCGCGCAGTTCGAGGTTCCGGCGGGTTCGCTGTGCTTGGAGCTGCCCGAGGACCTGTTGGTCACCGAGGCTCAACTGTGCGGCCAAATCCTGTTGGAACTGAAGCAGATCGGGGTTCAGCTGGCGTTGGACAACTTCGGCACCGGGTACAGCTTTCTGCCCAGTTTGAAAGAGCTGCCCATTGATTCGTTGAAGGTCGGCCGCGGGTTTGTCCAGACGCTCGACCATGACGACGAGAACGCCTTGTTCGTCCAGTCGATCGCTCTCCTGGCCGACGCGTTCGGGCTCGAACTGACCGCCGACGGGCTGGAGACCGAGTCCGCGGCGCAAAAACTCATCGCCATGGGTTACCGTCGCGCGCAAGGGCTTCTGGTGTCCGGTCCGGTCGACGCGGACACCATGGGGCAGCTCCTGGCGGCGCCGGTGCTGCGCACCCCGGCGCCGTGA
- a CDS encoding class I SAM-dependent methyltransferase translates to MSEVMDWDAAYRHEIFMGPPPWNIGAPQPEILALIDAGKVTGPVLDAGCGVGDVALALAERGFEVTGIDLSTVAIEQAAAAAADRGLTTARFLQGDLRDIGALGLTQQFNTVIDCTLFHSLPVEARDDYLRGIHEAAAAGAVLYLLVFTKDALPADSPCPIPNQVTEAEVRDAVAAHWSDVATQASFVAVKLPDIPGLPPHNFPVDDAGRVHLPALLLTARKV, encoded by the coding sequence ATGAGCGAAGTGATGGACTGGGACGCCGCATACCGCCACGAAATCTTCATGGGACCGCCGCCATGGAACATCGGCGCACCGCAGCCGGAAATCCTCGCTCTCATCGACGCCGGCAAAGTCACCGGACCCGTCCTCGACGCCGGGTGCGGCGTGGGCGATGTCGCGCTCGCCCTGGCGGAGCGGGGCTTCGAGGTCACCGGCATCGACCTGTCGACGGTCGCGATCGAGCAGGCCGCTGCTGCGGCAGCCGACCGCGGCCTGACCACGGCCCGATTCCTGCAGGGCGATCTCCGCGATATCGGTGCCCTCGGCCTCACCCAGCAGTTCAACACCGTCATCGACTGCACCCTGTTCCACTCACTGCCCGTCGAAGCGCGCGACGACTACCTGCGGGGTATCCATGAGGCCGCCGCTGCTGGTGCCGTGCTGTACCTGCTGGTGTTCACCAAGGACGCGTTGCCTGCCGATTCGCCGTGCCCGATCCCGAACCAGGTGACCGAAGCCGAAGTCCGCGACGCCGTCGCGGCGCACTGGTCCGACGTGGCGACGCAGGCGTCGTTCGTGGCTGTCAAACTCCCCGACATCCCCGGGTTGCCGCCCCACAACTTCCCGGTCGACGACGCCGGCCGCGTGCACCTACCGGCATTGCTGCTGACCGCTCGGAAAGTCTGA